One genomic window of Halictus rubicundus isolate RS-2024b chromosome 12, iyHalRubi1_principal, whole genome shotgun sequence includes the following:
- the Mettl14 gene encoding methyltransferase like 14: MLQTLRERSQKRKKLLAQTLGVSSVDELRQILGTDVDDSQRKRVKSVSERSVNGAKDSKNDAGPTDEIVYKDSSTFLKGTQSSNPHNDYCQHFIDTGQRPQNFIRDVGLADRFEEYPKLRELIKLKDDLIAETATPPMYLKTDLLAYNLKELNCKFDVILIEPPLEEYQRTCGATNVQLWNWDQIMELDIGEVAANRSFVFLWCGSSDGLDMGRFCLRKWGFRRCEDICWIRTNIDNPGHSKNLDSKAVLQRTKEHCLMGIKGTVRRSTDGDFIHANVDIDLIISEEPEYGSIEKPVEIFHIIEHFCLGRRRLHLFGRDTTIRPGWLTVGPELTNTNFNADLYTSYFANGQITTGCTERIEALRPKSPPPKGKVTGRGRGGFNRGRGRGR, encoded by the exons ATGCTTCAGACTCTCCGTGAACGATCTCAGAAACGCAAGAAACTCCTGGCGCAAACG CTTGGCGTTTCGAGCGTGGACGAGTTGCGACAGATTCTGGGCACGGATGTTGACGATTCACAACGGAAACGTGTAAAATCGGTGTCCGAGAGGTCAGTGAATGGCGCGAAAGATTCAAAGAATGACGCGGGTCCGACGGACGAGATCGTTTACAAAGACTCTTCGACGTTCCTCAAG GGCACGCAATCGTCGAATCCCCACAACGATTACTGCCAGCACTTCATCGACACGGGCCAACGACCGCAGAACTTCATCAGAGACGTAGGCCTCGCGGACAGGTTCGAGGAGTACCCGAAATTGCGGGAGCTGATCAAACTGAAGGATGATCTGATTGCGGAGACCGCGACTCCGCCGATGTACCTGAAAACGGATTTGCTCGCGTACAATTTAAAGGAGCTCAATTGCAAGTTCGACGTGATACTAATCGAACCCCCGCTGGAGGAGTATCAGCGCACGTGCGGGGCGACCAACGTGCAACTGTGGAATTGGGATCAG ATAATGGAGCTGGACATCGGTGAAGTGGCAGCGAACAGAAGCTTCGTGTTCCTCTGGTGCGGCAGCAGCGACGGCCTGGACATGGGACGCTTCTGTCTCCGCAAATGGGGCTTCAGACGATGCGAAGACATCTGCTGGATCCGCACCAACATCGACAACCCGGGCCACAGCAAGAACTTGGACAGCAAAGCTGTGCTGCAGAGGACCAAGGAGCATTGCCTAATGGGGATCAAGGGGACCGTCCGACGATCCACGGACGGGGACTTCATTCATGCGAACGTGGACATAGACTTAATCATATCGGAGGAGCCCGAGTACGGCTCCATAGAGAAACCCGTCGAAATCTTTCACATAATCGAGCACTTCTGCCTTGGCAGACGACG GTTGCACCTGTTCGGCCGTGACACCACCATTCGGCCCGGCTGGCTAACCGTAGGGCCCGAGCTGACCAACACCAACTTCAACGCTGACCTCTACACCAGCTACTTCGCGAACGGTCAGATCACAACAGGGTGCACGGAGCGGATCGAGGCTCTTAGACCGAAGTCTCCACCGCCGAAGGGCAAGGTAACCGGTCGAGGAAGAGGAGGGTTCAACAGAGGTCGGGGCAGAGGAAGGTAA